One segment of Macaca fascicularis isolate 582-1 chromosome 2, T2T-MFA8v1.1 DNA contains the following:
- the LOC102139832 gene encoding neuronatin isoform X1, translating into MAAVAAASAELLIIGWYIFRVLLQVFLECCIYWVGFAFRNPPGTQPIARSEVFRYSLQKLAYTVSRTGRQVLGERRQRAPN; encoded by the coding sequence ATGGCGGCAGTGGCGGCAGCCTCGGCTGAACTGCTCATCATCGGCTGGTACATCTTCCGTGTGCTGCTGCAGGTGTTCCTGGAATGCTGCATTTACTGGGTAGGATTCGCTTTTCGAAATCCTCCAGGGACACAGCCCATTGCGAGAAGTGAGGTGTTCAGGTACTCCCTGCAGAAGCTGGCATACACGGTGTCGCGGACCGGGCGGCAGGTGTTGGGGGAGCGCAGGCAGCGAGCCCCCAACTGa
- the LOC102139832 gene encoding neuronatin isoform X2 has translation MAAVAAASAELLIIGWYIFRVLLQVFRYSLQKLAYTVSRTGRQVLGERRQRAPN, from the exons ATGGCGGCAGTGGCGGCAGCCTCGGCTGAACTGCTCATCATCGGCTGGTACATCTTCCGTGTGCTGCTGCAG GTGTTCAGGTACTCCCTGCAGAAGCTGGCATACACGGTGTCGCGGACCGGGCGGCAGGTGTTGGGGGAGCGCAGGCAGCGAGCCCCCAACTGa